A stretch of Allostreptomyces psammosilenae DNA encodes these proteins:
- a CDS encoding NAD(P)H-hydrate epimerase — MRTAHRVEQVRAAEAALMRRLPDGELMRRAATGLAAVCLELLSPAGVYGAPVVVLAGSGDNGGDALFAGARLAGRGAAVTAVLLSPRRTHPGGLAALRAAGGRVLHAGPDDADVLERVAVPLSRARLVLDGIVGIGGRGGLRPEAARLLPLVEASGATVVAVDLPSGLDADTGRVSGPVLRAHLTVTFGTHKPGLLLSPGAGVAGTVHLVDIGLGPELARLAGGPDGPGGGPALYCLQHADVAAVLPVPGRDTDKYGRGVVGLAAGSERYPGAAVLAVSGAVRSGAGAVRYAGSVADAVLAAHPEVLVHRGGPREAGRVQAWVVGPGLGTGSAGEEALGEVLASDVPVLVDADGLGLLAARGPEPLYRDAPTLFTPHAGEAARLLGVERAAVEAEPLAHALRLADAYGVTVLLKGDRTIITEPAAPGGAEGLGRAQGPGGDGAGAEAGRGGAGDARERRVFVNTTGTGWLATAGSGDVLAGLVGGLLAAGLPVVEAAAVGAYLHGLAGRLAASGAPTTAPDVARALPEAWRQVASTATG, encoded by the coding sequence GTGAGAACAGCCCATCGGGTGGAGCAGGTCCGCGCCGCCGAGGCGGCGCTGATGCGGCGCCTGCCGGACGGCGAGCTGATGCGCCGCGCCGCCACCGGCCTCGCCGCCGTCTGCCTGGAACTGCTGTCCCCCGCCGGCGTCTACGGCGCGCCCGTGGTGGTGCTGGCCGGCAGCGGCGACAACGGGGGTGACGCGCTGTTCGCGGGCGCCCGGCTGGCCGGCCGGGGGGCGGCCGTCACCGCCGTGCTGCTCTCCCCCCGGCGCACCCACCCCGGTGGCCTGGCCGCGCTGCGCGCCGCCGGGGGCCGCGTGCTGCACGCCGGGCCGGACGACGCGGACGTCCTGGAACGGGTCGCCGTCCCGCTCTCCCGCGCCCGGCTGGTGCTCGACGGCATCGTCGGCATCGGCGGGCGCGGCGGGCTGCGTCCGGAGGCGGCACGGCTGCTGCCGCTGGTGGAGGCGTCCGGGGCGACCGTCGTGGCCGTGGACCTGCCGAGCGGCCTGGACGCGGACACCGGCCGGGTGTCCGGCCCCGTGCTGCGCGCCCACCTCACCGTGACCTTCGGCACCCACAAGCCGGGCCTGCTGCTGTCGCCGGGCGCGGGGGTCGCGGGCACCGTGCACCTGGTGGACATCGGCCTCGGCCCCGAGTTGGCCCGGCTGGCCGGCGGCCCGGACGGACCCGGCGGCGGCCCGGCCCTGTACTGCCTGCAGCACGCGGACGTCGCCGCCGTGCTGCCCGTTCCCGGACGGGACACCGACAAGTACGGGCGGGGCGTCGTCGGCCTGGCCGCCGGCTCCGAACGTTACCCGGGCGCGGCCGTGCTGGCCGTCTCCGGGGCGGTGCGTTCCGGGGCGGGGGCCGTGCGCTACGCGGGCAGCGTCGCGGACGCCGTGCTGGCCGCCCATCCGGAGGTCCTGGTGCACCGGGGCGGGCCGCGGGAGGCCGGCCGGGTGCAGGCGTGGGTGGTCGGCCCGGGACTGGGCACCGGCAGCGCCGGTGAGGAGGCCCTCGGCGAGGTGCTGGCCTCCGACGTCCCGGTGCTGGTGGACGCCGACGGCCTCGGCCTGCTGGCCGCGCGTGGGCCCGAGCCGCTGTACCGGGACGCGCCGACGCTCTTCACCCCGCACGCCGGTGAGGCGGCGCGGCTGCTCGGCGTGGAGCGCGCCGCGGTGGAGGCCGAGCCGCTGGCGCACGCCCTCCGACTGGCCGACGCCTACGGGGTGACCGTGCTGCTCAAGGGGGACCGGACGATCATCACCGAGCCGGCGGCGCCGGGCGGCGCGGAGGGGCTGGGCCGCGCCCAAGGGCCGGGCGGGGACGGCGCCGGGGCGGAGGCCGGCCGGGGCGGGGCGGGCGACGCGCGGGAGCGCCGGGTGTTCGTCAACACCACCGGGACCGGCTGGCTGGCCACCGCCGGCAGCGGCGACGTGCTCGCCGGACTCGTCGGCGGGCTGTTGGCGGCCGGGCTGCCGGTGGTGGAGGCGGCGGCGGTCGGCGCCTATCTGCACGGCCTCGCCGGCCGGCTGGCCGCCTCCGGCGCGCCGACGACCGCGCCGGACGTGGCCCGCGCGCTGCCCGAGGCGTGGCGTCAGGTGGCGTCCACCGCGACCGGCTGA